One window from the genome of Carassius auratus strain Wakin unplaced genomic scaffold, ASM336829v1 scaf_tig00014308, whole genome shotgun sequence encodes:
- the LOC113074348 gene encoding uncharacterized protein LOC113074348: MLSLCVQVFAVLVVCAADAANRDISYTFRAWTMVDQPLQEQLAVVYKEMESLKHEQAVMIQKQEALSQAFADCSQKPIDTDVEMNLTSLQTGSNHLLYTLTQDGDGDEDSHEALDPCYHYTVLDQAWRASNYTSKYVTCDRRVQWKGWYRLFYHGKPIQMPERCVMKEMCGTHAPLWLVGDHPRKRDGVVTRQVCGNWKNNCCLFKSPPIQVKACRGNYYVYKFVKPVACHMAYCADINTIVCGKCRKTESCISSNKITWMCKKNQLRIKVNVHFFVTHPASISGKVNRIMYRKEYVNQGKAFDTRTGIFKAPVSGVYQFFFSTQNGGNGATDLWLVVNNYSVAMSHSNVQGNSSVGNLSTYMTTLRKGATVYVSHNRGRSWASSASNTIVFGGSLLMERII, encoded by the exons ATGCTTTCCTTATGCGTTCAAGTGTTTGCCGTGCTGGTTGTCTGTGCAGCCGACGCTGCAAACAGAGATATTTCA TATACATTCAGAGCTTGGACTATGGTTGACCAGCCTTTGCAGGAGCAACTTGCTGTTGTATATAAG gagATGGAAAGCTTGAAACATGAACAAGCAGTAATGATACAAAAGCAAGAAGCTTTGAGCCAG gcaTTTGCAGACTGTTCACAAAAGCCTATTGATACAGATGTGGAGATGAATTTGACATCACTACAAACAG GCAGCAACCATTTGCTGTATACCCTCACCCAGGATGGAGATGGAGATGAAGACAGTCATGAGGCCCTTGACCCCTGCTATCACTATACAGTGTTGGACCAAGCCTGGAGAGCCTCAAACTACACCAGCAAGTATGTTACTTGTGACCGTCGTGTCCAGTGGAAGGGGTGGTACCGTCTCTTCTATCATGGGAAGCCCATTCAGATGCCTGAGAGGTGTGTGATGAAAGAGATGTGTGGCACGCACGCTCCACTGTGGCTCGTCGGAGATCATCCCCGGAAACGAGACGGGGTTGTCACCCGCCAGGTGTGTGGAAACTGGAAAAACAACTGCTGTTTGTTCAAATCTCCTCCCATTCAAGTGAAAGCATGTAGGGGAAACTACTACGTTTACAAGTTTGTCAAACCCGTAGCTTGCCATATGGCATATTGTGCAG ATATTAACACGATTGTCTGTGGAAAGTGCAGAAAAACTGAGTCTTGCATCAGCAGCAACAAAATCACCTGGATGTGTAAGAAAAACCAACTGAGAA TTAAAGTAAACGTCCATTTTTTTGTCACCCACCCGGCCAGCATCTCAGGAAAAGTGAATAGGATTATGTACAGGAAAGAGTATGTGAATCAAGGCAAGGCTTTCGACACTCGCACCGGGATATTTAAAGCTCCAGTTTCTGGCGTCTATCAGTTCTTCTTTTCCACACAGAATGGAGGGAATGGGGCAACTGATCTATGGCTGGTTGTGAATAATTACTCTGTGGCTATGTCCCATAGTAATGTTCAGGGCAACAGCTCGGTTGGGAATCTCTCTACCTACATGACGACACTGCGCAAGGGTGCTACGGTTTATGTGAGCCATAACCGCGGCCGCTCTTGGGCCAGTAGTGCATCCAACACCATAGTTTTTGGTGGTTCATTGCTTATGGAGAGAATAATATAA